From a single Eleginops maclovinus isolate JMC-PN-2008 ecotype Puerto Natales chromosome 2, JC_Emac_rtc_rv5, whole genome shotgun sequence genomic region:
- the clpxb gene encoding ATP-dependent Clp protease ATP-binding subunit clpX-like, mitochondrial isoform X1, whose amino-acid sequence MSCPCTSAARLFLNTAHRGLSCSRIQLFSLSRHGSRETHQPPRVRVRSFSETAVCYAAKDGTTKDSGSDGGKKSISEGKRPSGSGGSGKGGSQLRCPKCGDPCTHVETFVSSTRFVKCEKCHHFFVVLSETDSKKGLNKEPESAAEAVKLAFAQKPPPPPKKIFAYLDKFVVGQSYAKKVLAVAVYNHYKRIYNNIPAGSRQQVEVEKQPSLTPRELEMRRREDEYRFTKLLQIAGISPHGNALGASMQQQASQQAPQEKRGGEVLDSTHTDIKLEKSNIILLGPTGSGKTLLAQTLARCLDVPFAICDCTTLTQAGYVGEDIESVIAKLLQDANYSVEKAQQGIVFLDEVDKIGSVPGIHQLRDVGGEGVQQGLLKLLEGTIVNVPEKNSRKLRGETVQVDTTNILFVASGAFNGLDRIISRRKNEKYLGFGTPSNMGQGRRAAAAADLANTSGETDTVAEIEEKDRLLKLVEARDLIEFGMIPEFVGRLPVVVPLHSLDEETLVRILTEPRNAVVPQYQALFSMDKCELNVTPDALNAIARMALERKTGARGLRSIMEKLLLEPMFEVPHSDIMAVELNKDIVLGKSQPRYIRAPAKESSEEEYDSGIEEENWPRQADAANN is encoded by the exons ATGTCCTGTCCATGCACTTCGGCGGCCAGGTTGTTCCTTAACACAGCCCACCGAG GATTGTCCTGCTCCCGGATCCAGTTGTTTTCTCTGAGTCGTCATGGGTCTCGGGAAACTCACCAACCTCCCCGGGTACGGGTGAGGTCGTTTTCAGAGACTGCTGTCTGCTATGCCGCTAAAGATGGGACAACAAAGGACAGTGGAAGTGATGGTGGAAAG AAAAGCATCAGTGAGGGGAAACGACCCTCTGGCTCCGGGGGTTCAGGAAAAGGAGGAAGCCAGCTACGCTGCCCTAAATGTGGAGACCCCTGCACACATGTAGAGACCTTTGTGT CATCAACACGATTTGTCAAATGTGAGAAATGCCATCACTTTTTCGTGGTTCTGTCTGAAACGGACTCTAAGAAGGGGCTAAACAAAGAGCCAGAATCCGCTGCGGAGGCAGTCAAACTGGCATTTGCACAGAAACCGCCCCCTCCCCCTAAGAAG ataTTTGCTTACCTCGACAAGTTTGTTGTTGGCCAGTCGTATGCTAAAAAGGTGTTAGCCGTGGCCGTGTACAATCACTACAAGCGCATCTACAACAACATTCCTGCTGGGAGCCGACAGCAGGTGGAGGTGGAAAAACAGCCCTCCCTAACACCCCGGG AGCTAGAGATGAGAAGACGAGAGGATGAGTACAGGTTCACAA AGTTACTGCAGATTGCAGGGATCAGTCCTCATGGAAACGCTCTCGGGGCGTCCATGCAGCAGCAGGCCAGCCAGCAGGCGCCTCAGGAGAAGAGAGGCGGGGAGGTGCTGGACTCCACACACACCGACATCAAACTGGAGAAGAGCAACATCATACTTCTAGGTCCAACTGGCTCAG GAAAGACATTGTTGGCGCAGACTCTGGCACGCTGTCTGGATGTTCCTTTTGCGATATGCGATTGCACCACACTAACTCAAGCTGGATACGTGGGAGAGGACATCGAGTCAGTTATTGCCAAACTGCTGCAAGATGCCAACTATTCAGTGGAGAAAGCACAGCAAG GTATTGTGTTTCTGGATGAGGTGGACAAGATTGGCAGTGTGCCTGGAATCCATCAGCTGAGAGATGTAGGAGGAGAGGGAGTCCAGCAG GGGTTGCTTAAACTGTTGGAGGGCACCATCGTCAATGTTCCTGAGAAGAACTCCAGGAAGCTGAGAGGAGAAACGGTGCAGGTCGACACAACAAATATCCTGTTTGTGGCATCCGGTGCCTTCAACGGACTGGACAGAATCATCAGCAGAAGAAAGAATGAAAAG TATTTGGGTTTTGGAACTCCCTCCAACATGGGGCAGGGCCGCCGTGCAGCGGCTGCCGCAGACCTGGCCAACACCAGCGGAGAGACGGACACAGTGGCAGAGATAGAGGAAAAGGACCGCCTGCTGAAGCTCGTGGAGGCCAGAGACCTGATCGAGTTTGGGATGATCCCAGAGTTTGTCGGCCGTCTTCCTGTGGTCGTTCCTCTGCACAGCCTGGACGAAGAGACGCTCGTCCGAATCCTGACGGAACCACGCAACGCTGTGGTGCCCCAGTACCAGGCTCTGTTCAGCATGGACAAA tgtgaaCTCAATGTGACTCCAGATGCCTTGAATGCCATAGCCAGGATGGCTCTGGAGAGGAAAACCGGAGCTCGTGGGCTCAGATCCATCATG GAAAAGCTCCTTCTAGAGCCCATGTTTGAGGTGCCACACTCTGACATCATGGCGGTTGAGCTGAACAAAGACATTGTCCTCGGAAAATCACAACCCAGATATATCAG AGCTCCAGCCAAGGAGTCTTCAGAAGAGGAATACGACTCGGGCATTGAGGAGGAGAACTGGCCTCGGCAGGCGGACGCTGCTAACAACTGA
- the clpxb gene encoding ATP-dependent Clp protease ATP-binding subunit clpX-like, mitochondrial isoform X2, with protein MSCPCTSAARLFLNTAHRGLSCSRIQLFSLSRHGSRETHQPPRVRVRSFSETAVCYAAKDGTTKDSGSDGGKKSISEGKRPSGSGGSGKGGSQLRCPKCGDPCTHVETFVSSTRFVKCEKCHHFFVVLSETDSKKGLNKEPESAAEAVKLAFAQKPPPPPKKIFAYLDKFVVGQSYAKKVLAVAVYNHYKRIYNNIPAGSRQQVEVEKQPSLTPRELLQIAGISPHGNALGASMQQQASQQAPQEKRGGEVLDSTHTDIKLEKSNIILLGPTGSGKTLLAQTLARCLDVPFAICDCTTLTQAGYVGEDIESVIAKLLQDANYSVEKAQQGIVFLDEVDKIGSVPGIHQLRDVGGEGVQQGLLKLLEGTIVNVPEKNSRKLRGETVQVDTTNILFVASGAFNGLDRIISRRKNEKYLGFGTPSNMGQGRRAAAAADLANTSGETDTVAEIEEKDRLLKLVEARDLIEFGMIPEFVGRLPVVVPLHSLDEETLVRILTEPRNAVVPQYQALFSMDKCELNVTPDALNAIARMALERKTGARGLRSIMEKLLLEPMFEVPHSDIMAVELNKDIVLGKSQPRYIRAPAKESSEEEYDSGIEEENWPRQADAANN; from the exons ATGTCCTGTCCATGCACTTCGGCGGCCAGGTTGTTCCTTAACACAGCCCACCGAG GATTGTCCTGCTCCCGGATCCAGTTGTTTTCTCTGAGTCGTCATGGGTCTCGGGAAACTCACCAACCTCCCCGGGTACGGGTGAGGTCGTTTTCAGAGACTGCTGTCTGCTATGCCGCTAAAGATGGGACAACAAAGGACAGTGGAAGTGATGGTGGAAAG AAAAGCATCAGTGAGGGGAAACGACCCTCTGGCTCCGGGGGTTCAGGAAAAGGAGGAAGCCAGCTACGCTGCCCTAAATGTGGAGACCCCTGCACACATGTAGAGACCTTTGTGT CATCAACACGATTTGTCAAATGTGAGAAATGCCATCACTTTTTCGTGGTTCTGTCTGAAACGGACTCTAAGAAGGGGCTAAACAAAGAGCCAGAATCCGCTGCGGAGGCAGTCAAACTGGCATTTGCACAGAAACCGCCCCCTCCCCCTAAGAAG ataTTTGCTTACCTCGACAAGTTTGTTGTTGGCCAGTCGTATGCTAAAAAGGTGTTAGCCGTGGCCGTGTACAATCACTACAAGCGCATCTACAACAACATTCCTGCTGGGAGCCGACAGCAGGTGGAGGTGGAAAAACAGCCCTCCCTAACACCCCGGG AGTTACTGCAGATTGCAGGGATCAGTCCTCATGGAAACGCTCTCGGGGCGTCCATGCAGCAGCAGGCCAGCCAGCAGGCGCCTCAGGAGAAGAGAGGCGGGGAGGTGCTGGACTCCACACACACCGACATCAAACTGGAGAAGAGCAACATCATACTTCTAGGTCCAACTGGCTCAG GAAAGACATTGTTGGCGCAGACTCTGGCACGCTGTCTGGATGTTCCTTTTGCGATATGCGATTGCACCACACTAACTCAAGCTGGATACGTGGGAGAGGACATCGAGTCAGTTATTGCCAAACTGCTGCAAGATGCCAACTATTCAGTGGAGAAAGCACAGCAAG GTATTGTGTTTCTGGATGAGGTGGACAAGATTGGCAGTGTGCCTGGAATCCATCAGCTGAGAGATGTAGGAGGAGAGGGAGTCCAGCAG GGGTTGCTTAAACTGTTGGAGGGCACCATCGTCAATGTTCCTGAGAAGAACTCCAGGAAGCTGAGAGGAGAAACGGTGCAGGTCGACACAACAAATATCCTGTTTGTGGCATCCGGTGCCTTCAACGGACTGGACAGAATCATCAGCAGAAGAAAGAATGAAAAG TATTTGGGTTTTGGAACTCCCTCCAACATGGGGCAGGGCCGCCGTGCAGCGGCTGCCGCAGACCTGGCCAACACCAGCGGAGAGACGGACACAGTGGCAGAGATAGAGGAAAAGGACCGCCTGCTGAAGCTCGTGGAGGCCAGAGACCTGATCGAGTTTGGGATGATCCCAGAGTTTGTCGGCCGTCTTCCTGTGGTCGTTCCTCTGCACAGCCTGGACGAAGAGACGCTCGTCCGAATCCTGACGGAACCACGCAACGCTGTGGTGCCCCAGTACCAGGCTCTGTTCAGCATGGACAAA tgtgaaCTCAATGTGACTCCAGATGCCTTGAATGCCATAGCCAGGATGGCTCTGGAGAGGAAAACCGGAGCTCGTGGGCTCAGATCCATCATG GAAAAGCTCCTTCTAGAGCCCATGTTTGAGGTGCCACACTCTGACATCATGGCGGTTGAGCTGAACAAAGACATTGTCCTCGGAAAATCACAACCCAGATATATCAG AGCTCCAGCCAAGGAGTCTTCAGAAGAGGAATACGACTCGGGCATTGAGGAGGAGAACTGGCCTCGGCAGGCGGACGCTGCTAACAACTGA
- the LOC134877278 gene encoding ubiquitin-associated protein 1-like isoform X2: MSTLEDIPFQTLLGPLQEEVKEYKFNLEKLILTGQQPVCEAPSCPPYWLMFSSPQESHRANRRSHEKWAPRPRSNSLNSADTRWHHRTVRFLISDSEEEDSYHEDNEGPPFSIMSRERPRSAAPKVPLSRVKDTQPAASTSQKNSKKRQRSLGRRYSQTTQPAPSTPRQQRPSSAGALVKNCRQAQRKEGSRGVFFDSAAELLSALSQEERELLGTITERGFPLHTAILALQRTGYHSPEKLLKYLVASERLCALGHDEAQVEEALEMFQNCESKAAEFLRLLTQFNEMGFKQSAIKEVLLVHENHRERALEELMTRMT, from the exons ATGAGCACTCTGGAGGACATCCCCTTTCAGACTCTGCTGGGTCCACTGCAGGAGGAAGTGAAGGAG TATAAATTCAACCTGGAGAAATTGATCTTAACCGGGCAGCAGCCAGTCTGTGAGGCCCCTTCCTGCCCACCTTACTGGCTGATGTTCAGCAGCCCCCAGGAGAGCCACAGGGCCAATCGCAGGAGCCATGAAAAGTGGGCCCCTCGACCCCGCAGTAACAGCCTGAACTCTGCAGACACCCGCTGGCACCATCGCACCGTCAGGTTCCTCATCTCTGACTCTGAGGAGGAAGATAGTTACCATGAGGATAATGAAGGCCCTCCTTTCTCCATAATGAGCAGAGAGCGGCCCCGGAGTGCTGCACCCAAAGTGCCCCTCTCGAGAGTTAAAGACACACAGCCTGCTGCTTCCACTTCCCAGAAGAACAGCAAGAAGAGGCAGCGCTCACTGGGGAGAAGATACTCCCAGACCACACAACCTGCTCCATCTACACCCAGGCAGCAGAGACCCTCCTCTGCTGGGGCCCTTGTCAAAAACTGCAGACAG GCCCAGAGGAAAGAAGGCTCTCGTGGGGTTTTCTTTGACTCTGCAGCAGAGCTGTTGTCAGCACTCAgtcaggaggagagggagctCCTGGGAACCATCACTGAGAGGGGCTTCCCTTTACACACTGCTATCCTGGCTCTGCAGAGGACAGGCTACCACAGCCCAGAGAAG CTCCTAAAATACCTGGTAGCCAGTGAGCGTCTGTGTGCTCTGGGTCACGATGAGGCTCAGGTGGAGGAGGCCTTGGAGATGTTTCAGAACTGTGAGAGCAAG GCTGCTGAGTTCCTGCGCCTTCTGACTCAGTTTAATGAGATGGGCTTCAAGCAAAGTGCAATCAAAGAAGTGCTGCTTGTTCATGAAAATCACAGAGAGAGGGCTCTTGAAGAACTCATGACACGCATGACTTAA
- the LOC134877278 gene encoding ubiquitin-associated protein 1-like isoform X1, protein MSTLEDIPFQTLLGPLQEEVKEVTAPDITIPDCPQILRDTEYKFNLEKLILTGQQPVCEAPSCPPYWLMFSSPQESHRANRRSHEKWAPRPRSNSLNSADTRWHHRTVRFLISDSEEEDSYHEDNEGPPFSIMSRERPRSAAPKVPLSRVKDTQPAASTSQKNSKKRQRSLGRRYSQTTQPAPSTPRQQRPSSAGALVKNCRQAQRKEGSRGVFFDSAAELLSALSQEERELLGTITERGFPLHTAILALQRTGYHSPEKLLKYLVASERLCALGHDEAQVEEALEMFQNCESKAAEFLRLLTQFNEMGFKQSAIKEVLLVHENHRERALEELMTRMT, encoded by the exons ATGAGCACTCTGGAGGACATCCCCTTTCAGACTCTGCTGGGTCCACTGCAGGAGGAAGTGAAGGAGGTGACGGCTCCAGACATCACCATACCAGACTGCCCTCAGATACTACGAGACACTGAG TATAAATTCAACCTGGAGAAATTGATCTTAACCGGGCAGCAGCCAGTCTGTGAGGCCCCTTCCTGCCCACCTTACTGGCTGATGTTCAGCAGCCCCCAGGAGAGCCACAGGGCCAATCGCAGGAGCCATGAAAAGTGGGCCCCTCGACCCCGCAGTAACAGCCTGAACTCTGCAGACACCCGCTGGCACCATCGCACCGTCAGGTTCCTCATCTCTGACTCTGAGGAGGAAGATAGTTACCATGAGGATAATGAAGGCCCTCCTTTCTCCATAATGAGCAGAGAGCGGCCCCGGAGTGCTGCACCCAAAGTGCCCCTCTCGAGAGTTAAAGACACACAGCCTGCTGCTTCCACTTCCCAGAAGAACAGCAAGAAGAGGCAGCGCTCACTGGGGAGAAGATACTCCCAGACCACACAACCTGCTCCATCTACACCCAGGCAGCAGAGACCCTCCTCTGCTGGGGCCCTTGTCAAAAACTGCAGACAG GCCCAGAGGAAAGAAGGCTCTCGTGGGGTTTTCTTTGACTCTGCAGCAGAGCTGTTGTCAGCACTCAgtcaggaggagagggagctCCTGGGAACCATCACTGAGAGGGGCTTCCCTTTACACACTGCTATCCTGGCTCTGCAGAGGACAGGCTACCACAGCCCAGAGAAG CTCCTAAAATACCTGGTAGCCAGTGAGCGTCTGTGTGCTCTGGGTCACGATGAGGCTCAGGTGGAGGAGGCCTTGGAGATGTTTCAGAACTGTGAGAGCAAG GCTGCTGAGTTCCTGCGCCTTCTGACTCAGTTTAATGAGATGGGCTTCAAGCAAAGTGCAATCAAAGAAGTGCTGCTTGTTCATGAAAATCACAGAGAGAGGGCTCTTGAAGAACTCATGACACGCATGACTTAA